The proteins below come from a single Rhodohalobacter sp. SW132 genomic window:
- a CDS encoding DUF4149 domain-containing protein: MKLKEIIHQHKSISVYTWSVFIHLIFVTFWIGGMLFTAAVLVPATRKKLSSQRGLLFTELGTRFSRLSWLIFPLLILTGFTALIGRGFTVETIFSIDFWQTTYGSRLAGKLHLFGWVLALSGIHDFWLGPKAAQLMDQEPDSARTQRFRKVTSWAGRINLLLGLGILYYAVTLVRG; this comes from the coding sequence TTGAAGCTGAAAGAAATCATCCATCAACATAAATCAATATCCGTGTACACCTGGTCCGTATTTATCCATCTTATTTTCGTTACGTTCTGGATTGGCGGAATGCTCTTTACAGCTGCCGTTTTGGTTCCGGCTACACGAAAAAAACTTTCGAGCCAGCGGGGACTGCTCTTTACCGAGCTGGGCACACGCTTCAGCCGGTTGAGCTGGCTGATCTTTCCGCTGCTGATCCTAACCGGATTCACCGCCCTGATCGGCCGCGGATTTACAGTAGAAACGATCTTCTCCATCGACTTCTGGCAAACCACCTATGGTTCACGTCTGGCAGGTAAACTCCACCTTTTTGGATGGGTCCTGGCCCTGAGCGGTATACACGATTTCTGGCTCGGTCCGAAAGCGGCACAATTAATGGATCAAGAACCGGACAGTGCCCGAACCCAACGTTTCAGAAAAGTCACCAGCTGGGCCGGGCGTATCAATCTTCTTCTTGGATTAGGCATATTATATTACGCGGTTACATTGGTAAGAGGATAG